TAAAAACCAGTACTTTTAACAACTTTTGTTCTATACGGCTTAAATTCAGCACTTCCCCCCTCTTAAAAAACTCCATGGTATCAAAATCAAACCGAAATTCATCCATCTGTATAAAGTTGTTGTCTTTGGGTACAGTTCCTCTCTTTAACTGCGTATTGACTCTTGCCCGGAGTATCATTAAACTAAAGGGCTTAGTTATGTAATCATCCGCCCCTAACTCAAGTCCTGTTACAATGTCCGTCTCCATGTCACAGGCCGTAAGGATTATAATAGGCACCTGCATAAGACATCTGATTTCTTCCAGAAATATAAAGCCATTTCCATCGGGAAGGTTGATGTCTAATAGAATTAAATCATACTGCGTGCGGTTTAACTCGTTCCGTGCTTCAAAAAGATTGTTCACTTGCATAAAATGCAAATCCTCTCTTTGCAGAGCAAGTCTGATTCCATTGCTTAGCGCTTTATCATCTTCAATTATTAATATTTCATACATTTCTATGCTTCCTTGTTTTTTAATGATTGCTACTTATACTCTCGTGCATATTGCAGGCTTTTTTAGGGACATGCTAAATATGAATTAGTCGGTATAGGTAAACAGTACATGATAAGGTTTGCTTGCTATAAACTGACTGCTTAAATAAGCCTCATAAATCTCATCCAAGGTTAAATCCTTCTTATTTGTCATTACCAGCACTTTAGGATTACCTTCATTAAATTGTTTGGATTCCTCTAACTTAAAAAGGTATGTGTATCTAAGATTCATTTCGTCCGGATTGTCCGAATAGAAGATAAAATAATTCTCGCCATCATAAAACACATCCATAAAGTAAGATTTCGTTTCCCCGTCTGTCAATAGCATCATCCGTAAAAACCCCTTTTTGCCTTTTTCTGTTCTCTGCATAAAGGTGTCTATGAATTCCTGTCCAGTCACCTTATCTCCCTGAAACACAGGACATCCATCTGCCAGAGCCTCCTCCTTAGAATAGGATGCGTCTATCTCTTTTATAGGAGCCACTTTTTTTCTGGTACATTTGGTAAGGAGATACTGATAAAAACCATTGCTGTAATTCTGATTTTCAAAAAACCGCTCAAAATACAGGTATTTTTTTTGTTCTTCCTGAAATATCAGAATATTCATGTCTTGATTTCCCAAATACACTTCCTCACCAATACAGCTATCTGGTAATCCCACTGCCTCTAGATTCGTATCAGGCCATTTATTACGAACTATCGCCTCTACCGTTCCGACTGATTTAAAACCCAGCGGTATATCGTTTAACACATACGTATCATTTAACCAATAAGTATAATCCCCTACCGTAATTCCCGGACGAAATTCTACCTTACTTTTTTGATATTGGCTGGTAATTGCAAATAGCAATGCGATTGCCAAAAGGCACATGGCGGATGCCAATATAGTAATGATTGGCTTTTTCTTTTCCTTTACTGTATTCTTAACGCGGTTTCTTACCTGCGTATCCTCAGATGAAAACGAATAAACACTAACAGATTCTACTCCCTTAGATACGTTTTTAAGATAATAAAAACCTGCTTTTCTAAAAAATCTGTTTAAGTATTCATTCTGTTCTGAACATTCTAAAAAGAATCTCAAACCTTCTTTTTTACTTAACTCCATAACAAACCGACAGATAGCCTTACCAATGTTCTGTCCCTGATTCCCCGGAAGAACTGCCATACGATAAAGGCAACAGCTCTTTTTAACATTGATATCACCAATGCCATTTAATATATCTTTATTTAATGAACCTTGTTCTACGGGTTTTATTGAAAATACTGCTATGATTTTATCTGCCTCTTTAACAATATACTGGTATCCTCTCTCTATTTCCTTCTCTATGTCAAAACAATACCAGGGATATGCCCATTGATTTATTTCCTTTTCTAACAAAGTAAGAGTTACTTCATCTAAAACAGCTACAATATCTGCTGCATCTGATTTCTTTGCAATTGTTATTTCCATAATATTCCCAACAAGTGAAAGATATCTTGTTCCTTTCCTTCTCTAGTATTATAAGGATTAGGACTTTTGACATTCTAATCCTATCCATTGTTATTTATTCTTAGTATAGTGGATTCTTATTTCTGTGACAACTTAAGTTTCTCTTAAAAGAAAATAATGCACCTGCCAAGTCAAGTTTCAGACATTGGTAAGTGCATTATTTATATTATTTTACTGTACCTTGTATCTATTAATGAGTATTTGACCGGTTTCTTCCGACTGCCTCTAACCAGCCATTTATTTTTTGTTCTCGTGCACTTTCCGCAAGTTCCGGCTGGTATCCTTCATAGGTTATATTATCAGACAAACAACCAGAGCGAAAGACTCCAAGAGTTACGCCTGCCAGATAACTGCAACCGAGCACGGATAATTCCTCTACTTGGGGTATACGAATGGTTTTTCCAAGAATATCAGCTTGAAACTGCATTAAATATTTATTTCCTGTGGGACCTCCGTCCACTCTTACTTCCTGTACAGGAATGCCAGCATCCTCCTCCATAGCACGTACTACATCATTAATCTGATATGCAATGCTGTCAAGAACTGCTTTAACCATCTCATTTCTCCCAGTTATACGGGTCATACCGCAAAAGCCGGCTTTTGCTTTGGAATCCCAATAAGGAGCTCCAAGTCCTGAAAAAGCAGGTACAA
The nucleotide sequence above comes from Anaerocolumna cellulosilytica. Encoded proteins:
- a CDS encoding response regulator transcription factor yields the protein MYEILIIEDDKALSNGIRLALQREDLHFMQVNNLFEARNELNRTQYDLILLDINLPDGNGFIFLEEIRCLMQVPIIILTACDMETDIVTGLELGADDYITKPFSLMILRARVNTQLKRGTVPKDNNFIQMDEFRFDFDTMEFFKRGEVLNLSRIEQKLLKVLVFNKGRTLTRNQLMDKLWMEEAPDEYQKKYCGTAKGGRVISDFYWHHSCQGNLSPSGFLEEIGRKVIYSIL
- a CDS encoding GNAT family N-acetyltransferase, with protein sequence MEITIAKKSDAADIVAVLDEVTLTLLEKEINQWAYPWYCFDIEKEIERGYQYIVKEADKIIAVFSIKPVEQGSLNKDILNGIGDINVKKSCCLYRMAVLPGNQGQNIGKAICRFVMELSKKEGLRFFLECSEQNEYLNRFFRKAGFYYLKNVSKGVESVSVYSFSSEDTQVRNRVKNTVKEKKKPIITILASAMCLLAIALLFAITSQYQKSKVEFRPGITVGDYTYWLNDTYVLNDIPLGFKSVGTVEAIVRNKWPDTNLEAVGLPDSCIGEEVYLGNQDMNILIFQEEQKKYLYFERFFENQNYSNGFYQYLLTKCTRKKVAPIKEIDASYSKEEALADGCPVFQGDKVTGQEFIDTFMQRTEKGKKGFLRMMLLTDGETKSYFMDVFYDGENYFIFYSDNPDEMNLRYTYLFKLEESKQFNEGNPKVLVMTNKKDLTLDEIYEAYLSSQFIASKPYHVLFTYTD